The following proteins are encoded in a genomic region of Gloeocapsa sp. DLM2.Bin57:
- the ychF gene encoding redox-regulated ATPase YchF — protein MLRAGIVGLPNVGKSTLFNALVANAKAEAANFPFCTIEPNVGVVSVPDERLEVLAKISASEKIVPTRMEFVDIAGLVKGASKGEGLGNQFLANIREVDAIVHVVRCFDDDDIIHVSGSVDPVRDIEVINLELALADYTQVEKRLERARKQARTSKEVQAEVAVLEEIKIALDEGKSVRNLNLGETEIELIKPLGLLTQKPIIYAANVSEEDLATGNQWVESVRQVASQENAEVVIVSAQVESELVELSAEERKDFLESLNVTEGGLKSLIKATYKLLGLRTYLTTGPTETRAWTIIEGMKAPAAAGVIHTDFERGFIRAETVAFEDLVNSGSMNAAKEKGLVRSEGKEYVVKEGDVMLFRFNV, from the coding sequence ATGCTTAGAGCTGGAATTGTTGGACTCCCTAACGTTGGTAAATCTACACTATTTAACGCCTTAGTAGCTAATGCTAAAGCAGAGGCGGCTAATTTTCCTTTTTGTACAATCGAACCTAATGTAGGGGTAGTGTCTGTACCTGATGAACGTCTAGAGGTTTTAGCCAAGATTTCTGCTTCTGAGAAAATAGTGCCAACCCGTATGGAATTTGTGGATATCGCGGGTTTAGTCAAAGGTGCGAGTAAAGGGGAAGGATTGGGTAACCAATTTTTAGCCAATATCAGGGAAGTAGATGCGATCGTTCACGTTGTGCGTTGTTTTGACGATGATGATATTATCCACGTTTCTGGTTCAGTAGATCCAGTGCGAGATATTGAAGTAATTAACCTAGAATTAGCTTTAGCCGATTATACTCAAGTAGAAAAACGCCTGGAAAGGGCGCGTAAACAAGCGAGAACGAGTAAAGAAGTGCAAGCAGAAGTTGCAGTCTTAGAAGAGATTAAAATAGCCTTAGATGAGGGTAAATCGGTACGTAATCTTAACTTAGGGGAAACAGAAATAGAATTAATCAAACCCCTAGGATTACTAACACAAAAACCGATTATTTATGCTGCTAACGTCTCAGAAGAAGACTTAGCTACAGGTAATCAATGGGTAGAATCTGTACGTCAAGTAGCAAGTCAAGAAAACGCTGAAGTAGTGATAGTTTCTGCTCAAGTAGAATCAGAATTAGTAGAGTTATCAGCAGAGGAGAGAAAAGATTTTCTAGAGTCTCTTAACGTGACTGAAGGGGGATTAAAATCTTTAATTAAAGCTACTTATAAACTATTAGGTTTACGTACTTATTTAACCACAGGACCAACAGAAACCCGAGCTTGGACTATTATAGAGGGTATGAAAGCACCAGCTGCAGCAGGAGTGATTCACACAGACTTTGAACGGGGTTTTATTCGCGCTGAAACCGTTGCTTTTGAAGATTTAGTTAATTCAGGGAGTATGAATGCAGCTAAAGAAAAAGGTTTAGTGCGTAGTGAAGGCAAAGAGTATGTAGTCAAAGAAGGTGACGTCATGTTATTTAGATTTAATGTATAG
- a CDS encoding phage holin family protein has product MNSIISLVIFWLVTAVALYLVSLLPFGVEIDSFPKALISAIVFGLVNGIIGIIAFPFNFITFGLFSWFFNIIAFGIAAWLVRGFRLRMGILSAILGAFSLAIVSSLINYVIDNFIFPVVS; this is encoded by the coding sequence ATGAATAGCATCATTTCCCTAGTGATCTTCTGGTTAGTGACAGCAGTTGCTTTGTATCTTGTTTCCCTCTTACCTTTTGGTGTAGAAATCGATAGTTTCCCTAAAGCTTTAATCTCTGCTATCGTGTTTGGTTTAGTGAATGGGATTATCGGGATCATCGCTTTTCCCTTTAACTTTATTACCTTTGGGTTATTTAGTTGGTTCTTTAATATTATCGCTTTTGGTATAGCTGCTTGGTTAGTACGAGGGTTTAGATTAAGAATGGGGATACTCAGTGCGATTTTAGGTGCTTTTAGTTTGGCGATCGTTAGTTCACTAATTAACTATGTTATCGACAATTTTATCTTTCCCGTAGTTAGCTAA
- a CDS encoding ribonuclease HII has protein sequence MLPSDQLIAGVDEVGRGCLFGPVVAAAIAIPSEDIPSLIALGVKDSKKIYPPKRIRLATQIKEIVRGVGIGYATVAEIEQINILQASLVAMGRAVLKLPVQPQLCLVDGRYTIPNLNLPQETMIRGDQLSPVIAAASIIAKVWRDDLIIRWSQHYPMYDLANNKGYGTIKHRLALQEYGVSPQHRLSFLSKFLY, from the coding sequence TTGTTACCTTCTGATCAGTTAATAGCGGGAGTCGATGAAGTAGGACGAGGTTGTTTATTTGGTCCTGTGGTAGCAGCAGCTATAGCAATTCCTAGTGAGGATATACCAAGTTTGATAGCTTTAGGGGTAAAAGATAGTAAAAAGATTTACCCACCTAAACGTATTCGTTTAGCGACTCAAATCAAAGAAATAGTCAGAGGAGTAGGAATTGGTTACGCTACTGTAGCAGAAATCGAACAGATAAATATTCTACAAGCTTCTTTAGTAGCTATGGGTCGAGCTGTGTTAAAGTTACCTGTACAACCTCAATTATGCTTAGTTGATGGTAGGTACACAATTCCTAATCTTAATCTACCCCAAGAAACTATGATTAGAGGTGATCAACTCTCACCAGTTATCGCAGCAGCTAGCATTATCGCTAAGGTATGGCGAGATGATTTGATAATCCGTTGGTCACAACATTATCCCATGTATGATTTAGCTAATAATAAGGGTTATGGTACTATTAAACATCGTTTAGCTTTACAAGAGTATGGAGTTTCTCCTCAACATCGTCTTTCTTTTTTAAGTAAGTTTTTATACTAA
- a CDS encoding DUF1997 domain-containing protein — translation MEIEFRATETVEIKVQQQEIPIQHYLRQPQRLVKAIANPNLMEQLSEERFRLKMRPLNFLDIYHFQPTVLLRVTPDTKGNVYLKSEDCEIRGIEYINSRFSLYVSGKLSPIEQNGQTYLRGKANLEVKVALPPPLWLTPKPLLEITGNGLLKSVLLRIKQRILSHLVQDYLIWAESNQQELITLRESSENLLA, via the coding sequence ATGGAGATTGAATTTAGGGCTACAGAAACCGTAGAAATCAAGGTACAACAACAAGAGATACCAATTCAACACTACCTCCGTCAACCCCAAAGACTCGTAAAAGCGATCGCCAACCCCAATCTGATGGAACAACTCTCAGAAGAAAGATTCCGTCTGAAAATGCGTCCTCTCAATTTCCTAGATATCTACCATTTCCAACCTACAGTGTTGTTAAGGGTTACCCCAGATACCAAAGGTAATGTTTACCTCAAGTCAGAAGATTGCGAGATTAGGGGAATTGAATATATCAATAGTCGCTTTTCTCTGTATGTTAGCGGAAAACTATCCCCCATAGAACAAAATGGTCAAACCTATTTAAGAGGGAAAGCTAATCTAGAGGTAAAAGTTGCACTACCTCCACCCCTATGGTTAACTCCTAAACCCTTGTTAGAGATAACGGGTAATGGACTACTTAAAAGCGTTTTATTACGTATCAAACAAAGAATATTATCTCATCTAGTCCAAGATTATCTCATTTGGGCAGAAAGTAACCAACAAGAATTAATAACCCTTCGGGAGTCTTCAGAAAACTTATTAGCTTAA
- the pheA gene encoding prephenate dehydratase → MTKTIAYLGPQGTYTETATIGYQTWLEQQTTEDYQLVPYANILKTLQAVVDREAKLAVVPVENSIQGSVAITLDLLWELEGLQIQQALILPISHTLVSHNPDLDKLKTVYSHPQALGQCQRWLDKHLPQVELIPTNSTTEALGHLRKETTAGAIASQRAARLYNIPILGMNINDYPDNCTRFWVVGLEKQQSRGSHISLAFSVPANIPGSLVNPLSSLASRKINMSRIESRPTKRTLGEYLFHIDLEGCLTDSNVQSALDELQENTGVLKIFGNYSVLSLN, encoded by the coding sequence ATGACTAAGACGATCGCTTATCTAGGACCACAAGGAACATACACAGAAACTGCTACCATAGGATATCAAACCTGGTTAGAACAACAAACAACCGAAGATTATCAATTAGTCCCCTATGCTAATATCTTAAAAACTTTACAAGCGGTAGTGGATAGAGAAGCTAAACTAGCAGTAGTTCCCGTCGAAAACTCTATTCAAGGAAGTGTAGCGATTACCCTAGATTTGTTATGGGAATTAGAAGGTTTACAAATTCAACAAGCCTTAATTTTACCAATTAGCCATACCTTAGTTTCCCATAATCCCGACTTAGATAAACTAAAAACGGTTTACTCTCACCCTCAAGCTTTAGGACAATGTCAAAGATGGTTAGACAAACATCTACCCCAAGTAGAACTAATCCCCACCAATTCTACCACAGAAGCATTAGGTCATTTACGGAAAGAAACTACAGCAGGAGCGATCGCTTCTCAACGAGCTGCGAGGTTATACAATATACCTATACTAGGGATGAATATTAATGACTATCCTGATAACTGTACACGTTTTTGGGTGGTAGGGTTAGAAAAGCAACAGTCCAGGGGAAGTCATATTTCTTTAGCCTTTAGTGTACCAGCTAATATACCTGGTAGTTTAGTTAATCCTCTCTCTAGTTTAGCTAGTCGTAAGATTAACATGAGTCGGATTGAATCTCGTCCTACTAAAAGAACTTTGGGTGAATATTTATTTCATATTGACTTAGAGGGTTGTTTGACTGATAGTAATGTCCAATCAGCCTTAGATGAGTTGCAAGAGAATACAGGTGTTTTAAAAATCTTCGGCAATTATAGTGTTTTGTCGCTGAATTAA
- a CDS encoding 4Fe-4S binding protein: MNIPDLVTWLQERTALNILSEEVLRAIAPLLQQKHLRANETLVSANTGADGLYILRSGRAESYYSSLLPGTVINQEALLLNQLVSQTIITLSDCELWWLDKNSFTELVTQYPQINQAFSQQLLTEINELSNQLIFTQERSLILRPYLVTKAKRGIIGRSRYAQRLRQQIKEVAKTRESVLIFGEPGLEKDNIAALIHFGSPLRRETIIKVNCNTIQASGAELFGRAGGKPGLIEATGLGTIVFNNIQELPTELLQPLANLIQQGVYTPVVNSEQPSPTPLKSQARIILISEKTIPSIDSLVAKTIKVPPLRVRKADLEDTVNYYSTLISRAKGREQPEITPEALRRLQGYDFPNNIRELHNLVDRAMVQLGQGNLLTEEIIWPSQSKKKQFRWNLLNAYPQLRHFLRSDWWPTRINYGFTLGVFAFIVVILFIGPQTRDSNFALNLFWAWWWPLILVGFPFVGRLWCAVCPFMIYGEVTQKLSLWLFPRQLKTWPKQKAEKYGGWFLFGLFTLIYLWEELWDLPNTAYLSACLLLLITAGAMIFSAIFERRFWCRYLCPIGGMNGLFAKLAITELRAQQGICSAECTTYQCYKGGPQKGEGLATLGCPLYSHPAQLEDNRDCVLCMTCLKACPHRSVELNLRPPGIELWTTHTPRVYEVALLFLLLNGVFLHQLPKLLAWLNLNLSLDDFTIHGCLAIAALTLPLLIPVVGYLNIRLISNSIIKLKPRSFVELAYGYLPLVLAANLAYYLPLGLTEAGQILPITMTTFGVNITGLPILVAHPAVIAFLQGVTLLLGFILTIVLTQKIAKQPLTLLLPQHLSCLFLTVAFWCLH, encoded by the coding sequence CTGGAACAGTCATTAATCAGGAAGCCCTGCTTCTGAATCAGTTAGTCTCTCAAACTATTATTACTCTTAGTGATTGTGAGTTATGGTGGTTGGATAAAAACAGTTTTACAGAGTTAGTAACCCAATATCCCCAAATAAATCAAGCCTTTTCTCAACAATTACTCACGGAAATAAACGAATTATCTAATCAATTAATCTTTACTCAAGAGCGTTCGCTGATTTTACGTCCTTATCTAGTTACTAAAGCTAAACGAGGTATCATCGGGAGAAGTCGCTACGCACAAAGATTACGTCAACAAATCAAAGAAGTCGCCAAAACTAGAGAATCTGTACTTATTTTTGGCGAACCAGGTTTAGAAAAAGACAATATAGCTGCTTTAATCCACTTTGGTTCACCTTTACGACGAGAAACCATTATCAAGGTTAATTGTAACACTATCCAAGCTAGTGGAGCAGAATTATTTGGCAGAGCAGGTGGTAAACCAGGTTTAATCGAAGCAACGGGTTTAGGTACAATTGTCTTTAACAATATTCAGGAATTACCCACCGAATTACTCCAACCCCTAGCTAACCTAATCCAACAAGGAGTATATACTCCTGTGGTTAATAGTGAGCAACCATCTCCTACACCCCTAAAGTCTCAAGCCAGAATTATCTTAATTTCGGAAAAAACTATCCCCTCTATTGATTCTTTAGTAGCTAAAACCATCAAAGTTCCCCCCTTAAGGGTTAGAAAAGCTGATTTAGAAGATACGGTTAATTACTACAGTACTTTAATTTCCCGAGCTAAAGGTAGAGAGCAACCCGAGATTACTCCAGAGGCTTTACGACGGTTACAAGGTTATGATTTTCCTAATAATATACGAGAATTACATAACCTGGTAGATAGAGCAATGGTACAGTTAGGACAAGGTAATTTACTCACCGAAGAGATTATCTGGCCCTCTCAAAGCAAGAAAAAGCAATTTCGTTGGAATCTGTTAAACGCTTATCCCCAATTACGCCATTTTTTACGTAGTGATTGGTGGCCCACTCGCATTAACTATGGTTTTACCCTAGGAGTTTTTGCTTTTATTGTGGTTATTTTATTTATAGGTCCACAAACTAGAGACAGTAATTTTGCTTTAAACTTATTTTGGGCTTGGTGGTGGCCCTTGATTTTAGTGGGATTTCCTTTTGTCGGTCGTCTGTGGTGTGCGGTTTGTCCTTTTATGATTTATGGAGAAGTAACCCAAAAACTTTCTCTGTGGTTGTTTCCTCGTCAACTCAAAACTTGGCCCAAACAAAAGGCTGAAAAATACGGTGGTTGGTTTCTCTTTGGTTTGTTTACCCTGATTTATCTTTGGGAAGAGTTATGGGATTTACCTAATACCGCTTATTTGTCTGCTTGTTTACTGTTGTTAATCACCGCAGGTGCGATGATTTTCTCAGCTATTTTTGAACGTCGTTTCTGGTGTCGTTATCTTTGTCCCATTGGCGGTATGAATGGTTTATTTGCTAAATTAGCCATAACAGAATTACGTGCGCAACAAGGAATATGCTCAGCGGAATGCACCACCTATCAATGTTATAAGGGTGGTCCACAAAAAGGAGAAGGTTTAGCTACTCTCGGATGTCCTCTCTATTCTCATCCTGCACAATTAGAGGATAACCGCGATTGTGTACTCTGTATGACTTGTTTAAAGGCTTGTCCCCATCGTTCGGTAGAATTGAATTTACGTCCTCCTGGAATAGAGTTATGGACAACTCATACCCCAAGAGTTTATGAGGTAGCTTTATTATTTCTCTTACTCAATGGCGTATTTTTACACCAGTTACCTAAGTTATTGGCTTGGTTAAACTTAAACCTGTCTTTAGATGATTTTACTATACATGGTTGCTTGGCGATCGCCGCGTTAACTCTTCCCCTGTTAATACCTGTGGTTGGTTATCTCAATATCCGTCTAATCAGTAACTCTATTATTAAGCTTAAACCTCGTAGTTTTGTGGAGTTAGCCTATGGTTATCTTCCCTTAGTTTTAGCTGCTAATTTAGCCTACTATTTACCTCTGGGTTTAACCGAAGCAGGACAAATTCTCCCCATTACGATGACTACTTTTGGTGTGAATATAACGGGTTTACCTATCTTAGTGGCTCATCCTGCGGTAATTGCTTTTTTACAAGGAGTAACTCTGCTACTAGGGTTTATCCTCACTATCGTTTTAACGCAAAAAATAGCTAAACAACCCTTAACTCTGTTATTACCCCAGCATTTGAGTTGTTTATTTTTAACCGTTGCTTTCTGGTGTTTGCATTAA